A portion of the Vulpes vulpes isolate BD-2025 chromosome 5, VulVul3, whole genome shotgun sequence genome contains these proteins:
- the EML3 gene encoding echinoderm microtubule-associated protein-like 3 isoform X1 yields the protein MDGAGGPGEGPAQEALQSLSRRLQVQEKEMELVKAALAEALRLLRLQAPPNSLQDSGTLAATRDSSPAAPPGLPPPCSPSLVSRGTQTETEAEREASLGPSGLSNGPPAPQGGSEEPSGTQSEGGGSSSSGTGSPGPPGILRLTQPPQRADTPRRNSSSSSPSERPRQKLSRKAASSANLLLRSGSTESRGGKDPLSSPGGPGSRRSNYNLEGISVKMFLRGRPITMYIPSGIRSLEELPSGPPPETLSLDWVYGYRGRDSRSNLFVLRSGEVVYFIACVVVLYRPEGGPGGPGGGGQRHYRGHTDCVRCLAVHPDGVRVASGQTAGVDKDGKPLQPVVHVWDSETLLKLQEIGLGAFERGVGALAFSVADQGAFLCVVDDSNEHMLSVWDCSRGTKLAEIKSTNDSVLAVGFSPRDSSCIVTSGKSHVHFWNWSGGAGVPGNGTLTRKQGVFGKYKKPKFIPCFVFLPDGDILTGDSEGNILTWGRSLSDSRTPGRGGAKETYGIVAQAHAHEGSIFALCLRRDGTVLSGGGRDRRLVQWGPGLVALQEAEIPEHFGAVRAIAEGPGSQLLVGTTKNALLRGDLAQGFSPVIQGHTDELWGLCTHPFQNRFLTCGHDRQLCLWDGEGHALAWSIDLKETGLCADFHPSGAVVAVGLNTGRWLVLDTETREIVSDVTDGNEQLSVVRYSPDGLYLAIGSHDNMIYIYSVSSDGAKSNRFGRCVGHSSFITHLDWSKDGSFIMSNSGDYEILYWDVVGGCKLLRNRYDSRDREWATYTCVLGFHVYGVWPDGSDGTDINSLCRSHNERVVAVADDFCKVHLFQYPCARAKAPSLVYGGHGSHVTSVRFTHDDSHLISLGGKDASIFQWRVLGAGGAVPAPATPSRTPSLSPASSLDV from the exons ATGGACGGGGCCGGGGGGCCCG GTGAGGGCCCTGCTCAGGAGGCCCTGCAGTCCTTGAGTCGGCGGCTTCAGGTGCAGGAGAAGGAGATGGAGCTGGTAAAGGCAGCCCTGGCCGAAGCTCTCCGCCTGCTGCGGCTGCAGGCGCCCCCCAACTCCCTGCAGGACTCTGGCACCCTAGCTGCCACAAGGGACAG cagccctgcagCGCCCCCCGGACTGCCACCCCCATGCAGCCCCTCCTTGGTGAGCCGCGGCACCCAGACCGAAACAGAGGCAGAGCGGGAGGCATCCCTGGGACCCTCTGGCCTGAGCAATGGGCCCCCGGCCCCACAGGGGGGCAGTGAAGAGCCTAGTGGGACCCAGTCTGAAGgagggggcagcagcagcagtggcacTGGCTCCCCTGGCCCCCCGGGGATCCTCAGGCTAACGCAGCCCCCACAGCGCGCTGACAC GCCACGGAGAAATTCTTCCTCCTCATCCCCCTCAGAGCGGCCCAGGCAGAAACTCTCCCGGAAGGCAGCTTCCTCAGCCAACCTGTTGTTGCGGTCAGGGAGCACAGAGAG CCGTGGAGGGAAAGACCCCCTCTCCAGCCCCGGGGGTCCTGGGTCTCGGAGGAGCAATTATAATTTGG AAGGCATCTCAGTGAAGATGTTCCTTCGCGGCCGCCCCATTACCATGTACATCCCATCTGGCATCCGCAGCCTTGAGGAGCTGCCCAGCGGCCCACCCCCGGAGACCCTCAGCCTTGACTGGGT TTATGGGTACAGGGGTCGTGACTCCCGCTCTAATCTGTTTGTGCTGCGCTCTGGGGAGGTGGTCTACTTCATCGCCTGCGTGGTGGTGCTGTACCGGCCTGAGGGAGGCCCAGGGGGTCCTGGAGGTGGTGGCCAGAGACATTACCGGGGCCACACGGACTGCGTTCGATG CCTGGCTGTCCACCCCGATGGTGTCCGTGTAGCCTCAGGACAGACAGCTGGGGTGGATAAAGATGGAAAG CCCCTACAACCTGTGGTTCATGTCTGGGACTCTGAGACACTGCTGAAGCTGCAGGAGATTGGACTGGGGGCCTTCGAGCGGGGTGTAGGAGCCCTGGCCTTTTCAGTGGCG GATCAGGGTGCTTTTCTTTGTGTGGTGGATGATTCCAATGAGCACATGCTGTCAGTGTGGGACTGCAGCCGGGGCACAAAGCTGGCTGAGATTAAG AGTACAAATGACTCAGTCTTGGCCGTTGGCTTCAGCCCTCGTGACAGCAGCTGTATTGTCACCAGTGGGAAATCCCACGTCCACTTCTGGAACTGGAGTGGAGGAGCAGGGGTCCCTGGAAACGGGACCCTCACCCGGAAACAGGGCGTCTTTGGG AAATATAAGAAACCCAAGTTTATCCCTTGCTTTGTGTTCCTCCCGGATGGAGACATTCTCACTGGGGATTCAGAGGGGAACATTCTCACCTGGGGACGGAGCCTCtcagattccaggaccccaggcaggggtggggccaAAG AGACCTATGGGATTGTGGCACAGGCCCACGCTCACGAAGGTTCCATCTTTGCCCTGTGTCTCCGGCGGGATGGGACTGTGCTGAGTGGTGGTGGCCGGGACCGCCGGCTGGTGCAGTGGGGTCCGGGGTTGGTGGCCCTCCAGGAGGCTGAG ATTCCTGAACACTTTGGAGCGGTGCGGGCCATTGCTGAGGGCCCGGGCTCTCAACTGCTGGTGGGAACCACAAAGAATGCACTGCTGAGGGGAGATCTGGCTCAGGGCTTCTCCCCTGTCATCCAG GGCCACACGGATGAGCTCTGGGGGCTCTGCACGCATCCCTTCCAGAACCGTTTCCTCACCTGTGGCCATGACCGGCAGCTCTGCCTGTGGGATGGGGAGGGCCATGCGCTGGCCTGGAGCATTGACCTCAAG GAGACGGGTCTCTGTGCTGACTTCCACCCCAGTGGGGCAGTTGTAGCCGTGGGACTGAACACAGGGAG GTGGCTGGTTTTGGACACAGAGACCAGAGAGATTGTGTCTGACGTCACTGATGGCAATGAGCAGCTCTCAGTGGTCCGGTACAGCCCAG ATGGGTTGTACCTGGCCATCGGTTCCCATGACAACATGATCTACATCTATAGTGTTTCCAGCGATGGTGCCAAGTCCAACCGCTTTGGCCGCTGTGTG GGTCACTCCAGCTTCATCACTCACCTTGACTGGTCTAAGGATGGGAGTTTCATCATGTCCAATTCTGGGGACTATGAGATCCTTTACT GGGATGTAGTTGGAGGCTGCAAGCTGCTGAGGAATCGCTATGACAGCCGAGACCGGGAGTGGGCCACCTACACCTGCGTGCTGGGCTTCCATGTCTATG GCGTGTGGCCAGACGGCTCAGATGGCACCGACATCAACTCGCTGTGCCGCTCCCATAACGAGCGCGTGGTGGCCGTGGCCGACGACTTCTGCAAAGTGCACCTGTTCCAGTACCCGTGCGCGCGCGCCAAG GCGCCTAGCCTCGTGTACGGCGGCCACGGCAGCCACGTGACCAGCGTCCGGTTCACGCACGACGACTCGCACCTCATCTCGCTGGGCGGCAAGGACGCCAGCATCTTCCAGTGGCGAGTGCTGGGCGCTGGGGGCGCGGTGCCAGCGCCCGCCACGCCCTCCCGAACCCCCTCGCtgtcccctgcctcctctctcgACGTCTGA
- the EML3 gene encoding echinoderm microtubule-associated protein-like 3 isoform X4: MDGAGGPGEGPAQEALQSLSRRLQVQEKEMELVKAALAEALRLLRLQAPPNSLQDSGTLAATRDSPAAPPGLPPPCSPSLVSRGTQTETEAEREASLGPSGLSNGPPAPQGGSEEPSGTQSEGGGSSSSGTGSPGPPGILRLTQPPQRADTPRRNSSSSSPSERPRQKLSRKAASSANLLLRSGSTESRGGKDPLSSPGGPGSRRSNYNLGISVKMFLRGRPITMYIPSGIRSLEELPSGPPPETLSLDWVYGYRGRDSRSNLFVLRSGEVVYFIACVVVLYRPEGGPGGPGGGGQRHYRGHTDCVRCLAVHPDGVRVASGQTAGVDKDGKPLQPVVHVWDSETLLKLQEIGLGAFERGVGALAFSVADQGAFLCVVDDSNEHMLSVWDCSRGTKLAEIKSTNDSVLAVGFSPRDSSCIVTSGKSHVHFWNWSGGAGVPGNGTLTRKQGVFGKYKKPKFIPCFVFLPDGDILTGDSEGNILTWGRSLSDSRTPGRGGAKETYGIVAQAHAHEGSIFALCLRRDGTVLSGGGRDRRLVQWGPGLVALQEAEIPEHFGAVRAIAEGPGSQLLVGTTKNALLRGDLAQGFSPVIQGHTDELWGLCTHPFQNRFLTCGHDRQLCLWDGEGHALAWSIDLKETGLCADFHPSGAVVAVGLNTGRWLVLDTETREIVSDVTDGNEQLSVVRYSPDGLYLAIGSHDNMIYIYSVSSDGAKSNRFGRCVGHSSFITHLDWSKDGSFIMSNSGDYEILYWDVVGGCKLLRNRYDSRDREWATYTCVLGFHVYGVWPDGSDGTDINSLCRSHNERVVAVADDFCKVHLFQYPCARAKAPSLVYGGHGSHVTSVRFTHDDSHLISLGGKDASIFQWRVLGAGGAVPAPATPSRTPSLSPASSLDV, translated from the exons ATGGACGGGGCCGGGGGGCCCG GTGAGGGCCCTGCTCAGGAGGCCCTGCAGTCCTTGAGTCGGCGGCTTCAGGTGCAGGAGAAGGAGATGGAGCTGGTAAAGGCAGCCCTGGCCGAAGCTCTCCGCCTGCTGCGGCTGCAGGCGCCCCCCAACTCCCTGCAGGACTCTGGCACCCTAGCTGCCACAAGGGACAG ccctgcagCGCCCCCCGGACTGCCACCCCCATGCAGCCCCTCCTTGGTGAGCCGCGGCACCCAGACCGAAACAGAGGCAGAGCGGGAGGCATCCCTGGGACCCTCTGGCCTGAGCAATGGGCCCCCGGCCCCACAGGGGGGCAGTGAAGAGCCTAGTGGGACCCAGTCTGAAGgagggggcagcagcagcagtggcacTGGCTCCCCTGGCCCCCCGGGGATCCTCAGGCTAACGCAGCCCCCACAGCGCGCTGACAC GCCACGGAGAAATTCTTCCTCCTCATCCCCCTCAGAGCGGCCCAGGCAGAAACTCTCCCGGAAGGCAGCTTCCTCAGCCAACCTGTTGTTGCGGTCAGGGAGCACAGAGAG CCGTGGAGGGAAAGACCCCCTCTCCAGCCCCGGGGGTCCTGGGTCTCGGAGGAGCAATTATAATTTGG GCATCTCAGTGAAGATGTTCCTTCGCGGCCGCCCCATTACCATGTACATCCCATCTGGCATCCGCAGCCTTGAGGAGCTGCCCAGCGGCCCACCCCCGGAGACCCTCAGCCTTGACTGGGT TTATGGGTACAGGGGTCGTGACTCCCGCTCTAATCTGTTTGTGCTGCGCTCTGGGGAGGTGGTCTACTTCATCGCCTGCGTGGTGGTGCTGTACCGGCCTGAGGGAGGCCCAGGGGGTCCTGGAGGTGGTGGCCAGAGACATTACCGGGGCCACACGGACTGCGTTCGATG CCTGGCTGTCCACCCCGATGGTGTCCGTGTAGCCTCAGGACAGACAGCTGGGGTGGATAAAGATGGAAAG CCCCTACAACCTGTGGTTCATGTCTGGGACTCTGAGACACTGCTGAAGCTGCAGGAGATTGGACTGGGGGCCTTCGAGCGGGGTGTAGGAGCCCTGGCCTTTTCAGTGGCG GATCAGGGTGCTTTTCTTTGTGTGGTGGATGATTCCAATGAGCACATGCTGTCAGTGTGGGACTGCAGCCGGGGCACAAAGCTGGCTGAGATTAAG AGTACAAATGACTCAGTCTTGGCCGTTGGCTTCAGCCCTCGTGACAGCAGCTGTATTGTCACCAGTGGGAAATCCCACGTCCACTTCTGGAACTGGAGTGGAGGAGCAGGGGTCCCTGGAAACGGGACCCTCACCCGGAAACAGGGCGTCTTTGGG AAATATAAGAAACCCAAGTTTATCCCTTGCTTTGTGTTCCTCCCGGATGGAGACATTCTCACTGGGGATTCAGAGGGGAACATTCTCACCTGGGGACGGAGCCTCtcagattccaggaccccaggcaggggtggggccaAAG AGACCTATGGGATTGTGGCACAGGCCCACGCTCACGAAGGTTCCATCTTTGCCCTGTGTCTCCGGCGGGATGGGACTGTGCTGAGTGGTGGTGGCCGGGACCGCCGGCTGGTGCAGTGGGGTCCGGGGTTGGTGGCCCTCCAGGAGGCTGAG ATTCCTGAACACTTTGGAGCGGTGCGGGCCATTGCTGAGGGCCCGGGCTCTCAACTGCTGGTGGGAACCACAAAGAATGCACTGCTGAGGGGAGATCTGGCTCAGGGCTTCTCCCCTGTCATCCAG GGCCACACGGATGAGCTCTGGGGGCTCTGCACGCATCCCTTCCAGAACCGTTTCCTCACCTGTGGCCATGACCGGCAGCTCTGCCTGTGGGATGGGGAGGGCCATGCGCTGGCCTGGAGCATTGACCTCAAG GAGACGGGTCTCTGTGCTGACTTCCACCCCAGTGGGGCAGTTGTAGCCGTGGGACTGAACACAGGGAG GTGGCTGGTTTTGGACACAGAGACCAGAGAGATTGTGTCTGACGTCACTGATGGCAATGAGCAGCTCTCAGTGGTCCGGTACAGCCCAG ATGGGTTGTACCTGGCCATCGGTTCCCATGACAACATGATCTACATCTATAGTGTTTCCAGCGATGGTGCCAAGTCCAACCGCTTTGGCCGCTGTGTG GGTCACTCCAGCTTCATCACTCACCTTGACTGGTCTAAGGATGGGAGTTTCATCATGTCCAATTCTGGGGACTATGAGATCCTTTACT GGGATGTAGTTGGAGGCTGCAAGCTGCTGAGGAATCGCTATGACAGCCGAGACCGGGAGTGGGCCACCTACACCTGCGTGCTGGGCTTCCATGTCTATG GCGTGTGGCCAGACGGCTCAGATGGCACCGACATCAACTCGCTGTGCCGCTCCCATAACGAGCGCGTGGTGGCCGTGGCCGACGACTTCTGCAAAGTGCACCTGTTCCAGTACCCGTGCGCGCGCGCCAAG GCGCCTAGCCTCGTGTACGGCGGCCACGGCAGCCACGTGACCAGCGTCCGGTTCACGCACGACGACTCGCACCTCATCTCGCTGGGCGGCAAGGACGCCAGCATCTTCCAGTGGCGAGTGCTGGGCGCTGGGGGCGCGGTGCCAGCGCCCGCCACGCCCTCCCGAACCCCCTCGCtgtcccctgcctcctctctcgACGTCTGA
- the EML3 gene encoding echinoderm microtubule-associated protein-like 3 isoform X3, translated as MDGAGGPGEGPAQEALQSLSRRLQVQEKEMELVKAALAEALRLLRLQAPPNSLQDSGTLAATRDSSPAAPPGLPPPCSPSLVSRGTQTETEAEREASLGPSGLSNGPPAPQGGSEEPSGTQSEGGGSSSSGTGSPGPPGILRLTQPPQRADTPRRNSSSSSPSERPRQKLSRKAASSANLLLRSGSTESRGGKDPLSSPGGPGSRRSNYNLGISVKMFLRGRPITMYIPSGIRSLEELPSGPPPETLSLDWVYGYRGRDSRSNLFVLRSGEVVYFIACVVVLYRPEGGPGGPGGGGQRHYRGHTDCVRCLAVHPDGVRVASGQTAGVDKDGKPLQPVVHVWDSETLLKLQEIGLGAFERGVGALAFSVADQGAFLCVVDDSNEHMLSVWDCSRGTKLAEIKSTNDSVLAVGFSPRDSSCIVTSGKSHVHFWNWSGGAGVPGNGTLTRKQGVFGKYKKPKFIPCFVFLPDGDILTGDSEGNILTWGRSLSDSRTPGRGGAKETYGIVAQAHAHEGSIFALCLRRDGTVLSGGGRDRRLVQWGPGLVALQEAEIPEHFGAVRAIAEGPGSQLLVGTTKNALLRGDLAQGFSPVIQGHTDELWGLCTHPFQNRFLTCGHDRQLCLWDGEGHALAWSIDLKETGLCADFHPSGAVVAVGLNTGRWLVLDTETREIVSDVTDGNEQLSVVRYSPDGLYLAIGSHDNMIYIYSVSSDGAKSNRFGRCVGHSSFITHLDWSKDGSFIMSNSGDYEILYWDVVGGCKLLRNRYDSRDREWATYTCVLGFHVYGVWPDGSDGTDINSLCRSHNERVVAVADDFCKVHLFQYPCARAKAPSLVYGGHGSHVTSVRFTHDDSHLISLGGKDASIFQWRVLGAGGAVPAPATPSRTPSLSPASSLDV; from the exons ATGGACGGGGCCGGGGGGCCCG GTGAGGGCCCTGCTCAGGAGGCCCTGCAGTCCTTGAGTCGGCGGCTTCAGGTGCAGGAGAAGGAGATGGAGCTGGTAAAGGCAGCCCTGGCCGAAGCTCTCCGCCTGCTGCGGCTGCAGGCGCCCCCCAACTCCCTGCAGGACTCTGGCACCCTAGCTGCCACAAGGGACAG cagccctgcagCGCCCCCCGGACTGCCACCCCCATGCAGCCCCTCCTTGGTGAGCCGCGGCACCCAGACCGAAACAGAGGCAGAGCGGGAGGCATCCCTGGGACCCTCTGGCCTGAGCAATGGGCCCCCGGCCCCACAGGGGGGCAGTGAAGAGCCTAGTGGGACCCAGTCTGAAGgagggggcagcagcagcagtggcacTGGCTCCCCTGGCCCCCCGGGGATCCTCAGGCTAACGCAGCCCCCACAGCGCGCTGACAC GCCACGGAGAAATTCTTCCTCCTCATCCCCCTCAGAGCGGCCCAGGCAGAAACTCTCCCGGAAGGCAGCTTCCTCAGCCAACCTGTTGTTGCGGTCAGGGAGCACAGAGAG CCGTGGAGGGAAAGACCCCCTCTCCAGCCCCGGGGGTCCTGGGTCTCGGAGGAGCAATTATAATTTGG GCATCTCAGTGAAGATGTTCCTTCGCGGCCGCCCCATTACCATGTACATCCCATCTGGCATCCGCAGCCTTGAGGAGCTGCCCAGCGGCCCACCCCCGGAGACCCTCAGCCTTGACTGGGT TTATGGGTACAGGGGTCGTGACTCCCGCTCTAATCTGTTTGTGCTGCGCTCTGGGGAGGTGGTCTACTTCATCGCCTGCGTGGTGGTGCTGTACCGGCCTGAGGGAGGCCCAGGGGGTCCTGGAGGTGGTGGCCAGAGACATTACCGGGGCCACACGGACTGCGTTCGATG CCTGGCTGTCCACCCCGATGGTGTCCGTGTAGCCTCAGGACAGACAGCTGGGGTGGATAAAGATGGAAAG CCCCTACAACCTGTGGTTCATGTCTGGGACTCTGAGACACTGCTGAAGCTGCAGGAGATTGGACTGGGGGCCTTCGAGCGGGGTGTAGGAGCCCTGGCCTTTTCAGTGGCG GATCAGGGTGCTTTTCTTTGTGTGGTGGATGATTCCAATGAGCACATGCTGTCAGTGTGGGACTGCAGCCGGGGCACAAAGCTGGCTGAGATTAAG AGTACAAATGACTCAGTCTTGGCCGTTGGCTTCAGCCCTCGTGACAGCAGCTGTATTGTCACCAGTGGGAAATCCCACGTCCACTTCTGGAACTGGAGTGGAGGAGCAGGGGTCCCTGGAAACGGGACCCTCACCCGGAAACAGGGCGTCTTTGGG AAATATAAGAAACCCAAGTTTATCCCTTGCTTTGTGTTCCTCCCGGATGGAGACATTCTCACTGGGGATTCAGAGGGGAACATTCTCACCTGGGGACGGAGCCTCtcagattccaggaccccaggcaggggtggggccaAAG AGACCTATGGGATTGTGGCACAGGCCCACGCTCACGAAGGTTCCATCTTTGCCCTGTGTCTCCGGCGGGATGGGACTGTGCTGAGTGGTGGTGGCCGGGACCGCCGGCTGGTGCAGTGGGGTCCGGGGTTGGTGGCCCTCCAGGAGGCTGAG ATTCCTGAACACTTTGGAGCGGTGCGGGCCATTGCTGAGGGCCCGGGCTCTCAACTGCTGGTGGGAACCACAAAGAATGCACTGCTGAGGGGAGATCTGGCTCAGGGCTTCTCCCCTGTCATCCAG GGCCACACGGATGAGCTCTGGGGGCTCTGCACGCATCCCTTCCAGAACCGTTTCCTCACCTGTGGCCATGACCGGCAGCTCTGCCTGTGGGATGGGGAGGGCCATGCGCTGGCCTGGAGCATTGACCTCAAG GAGACGGGTCTCTGTGCTGACTTCCACCCCAGTGGGGCAGTTGTAGCCGTGGGACTGAACACAGGGAG GTGGCTGGTTTTGGACACAGAGACCAGAGAGATTGTGTCTGACGTCACTGATGGCAATGAGCAGCTCTCAGTGGTCCGGTACAGCCCAG ATGGGTTGTACCTGGCCATCGGTTCCCATGACAACATGATCTACATCTATAGTGTTTCCAGCGATGGTGCCAAGTCCAACCGCTTTGGCCGCTGTGTG GGTCACTCCAGCTTCATCACTCACCTTGACTGGTCTAAGGATGGGAGTTTCATCATGTCCAATTCTGGGGACTATGAGATCCTTTACT GGGATGTAGTTGGAGGCTGCAAGCTGCTGAGGAATCGCTATGACAGCCGAGACCGGGAGTGGGCCACCTACACCTGCGTGCTGGGCTTCCATGTCTATG GCGTGTGGCCAGACGGCTCAGATGGCACCGACATCAACTCGCTGTGCCGCTCCCATAACGAGCGCGTGGTGGCCGTGGCCGACGACTTCTGCAAAGTGCACCTGTTCCAGTACCCGTGCGCGCGCGCCAAG GCGCCTAGCCTCGTGTACGGCGGCCACGGCAGCCACGTGACCAGCGTCCGGTTCACGCACGACGACTCGCACCTCATCTCGCTGGGCGGCAAGGACGCCAGCATCTTCCAGTGGCGAGTGCTGGGCGCTGGGGGCGCGGTGCCAGCGCCCGCCACGCCCTCCCGAACCCCCTCGCtgtcccctgcctcctctctcgACGTCTGA
- the EML3 gene encoding echinoderm microtubule-associated protein-like 3 isoform X2, with amino-acid sequence MDGAGGPGEGPAQEALQSLSRRLQVQEKEMELVKAALAEALRLLRLQAPPNSLQDSGTLAATRDSPAAPPGLPPPCSPSLVSRGTQTETEAEREASLGPSGLSNGPPAPQGGSEEPSGTQSEGGGSSSSGTGSPGPPGILRLTQPPQRADTPRRNSSSSSPSERPRQKLSRKAASSANLLLRSGSTESRGGKDPLSSPGGPGSRRSNYNLEGISVKMFLRGRPITMYIPSGIRSLEELPSGPPPETLSLDWVYGYRGRDSRSNLFVLRSGEVVYFIACVVVLYRPEGGPGGPGGGGQRHYRGHTDCVRCLAVHPDGVRVASGQTAGVDKDGKPLQPVVHVWDSETLLKLQEIGLGAFERGVGALAFSVADQGAFLCVVDDSNEHMLSVWDCSRGTKLAEIKSTNDSVLAVGFSPRDSSCIVTSGKSHVHFWNWSGGAGVPGNGTLTRKQGVFGKYKKPKFIPCFVFLPDGDILTGDSEGNILTWGRSLSDSRTPGRGGAKETYGIVAQAHAHEGSIFALCLRRDGTVLSGGGRDRRLVQWGPGLVALQEAEIPEHFGAVRAIAEGPGSQLLVGTTKNALLRGDLAQGFSPVIQGHTDELWGLCTHPFQNRFLTCGHDRQLCLWDGEGHALAWSIDLKETGLCADFHPSGAVVAVGLNTGRWLVLDTETREIVSDVTDGNEQLSVVRYSPDGLYLAIGSHDNMIYIYSVSSDGAKSNRFGRCVGHSSFITHLDWSKDGSFIMSNSGDYEILYWDVVGGCKLLRNRYDSRDREWATYTCVLGFHVYGVWPDGSDGTDINSLCRSHNERVVAVADDFCKVHLFQYPCARAKAPSLVYGGHGSHVTSVRFTHDDSHLISLGGKDASIFQWRVLGAGGAVPAPATPSRTPSLSPASSLDV; translated from the exons ATGGACGGGGCCGGGGGGCCCG GTGAGGGCCCTGCTCAGGAGGCCCTGCAGTCCTTGAGTCGGCGGCTTCAGGTGCAGGAGAAGGAGATGGAGCTGGTAAAGGCAGCCCTGGCCGAAGCTCTCCGCCTGCTGCGGCTGCAGGCGCCCCCCAACTCCCTGCAGGACTCTGGCACCCTAGCTGCCACAAGGGACAG ccctgcagCGCCCCCCGGACTGCCACCCCCATGCAGCCCCTCCTTGGTGAGCCGCGGCACCCAGACCGAAACAGAGGCAGAGCGGGAGGCATCCCTGGGACCCTCTGGCCTGAGCAATGGGCCCCCGGCCCCACAGGGGGGCAGTGAAGAGCCTAGTGGGACCCAGTCTGAAGgagggggcagcagcagcagtggcacTGGCTCCCCTGGCCCCCCGGGGATCCTCAGGCTAACGCAGCCCCCACAGCGCGCTGACAC GCCACGGAGAAATTCTTCCTCCTCATCCCCCTCAGAGCGGCCCAGGCAGAAACTCTCCCGGAAGGCAGCTTCCTCAGCCAACCTGTTGTTGCGGTCAGGGAGCACAGAGAG CCGTGGAGGGAAAGACCCCCTCTCCAGCCCCGGGGGTCCTGGGTCTCGGAGGAGCAATTATAATTTGG AAGGCATCTCAGTGAAGATGTTCCTTCGCGGCCGCCCCATTACCATGTACATCCCATCTGGCATCCGCAGCCTTGAGGAGCTGCCCAGCGGCCCACCCCCGGAGACCCTCAGCCTTGACTGGGT TTATGGGTACAGGGGTCGTGACTCCCGCTCTAATCTGTTTGTGCTGCGCTCTGGGGAGGTGGTCTACTTCATCGCCTGCGTGGTGGTGCTGTACCGGCCTGAGGGAGGCCCAGGGGGTCCTGGAGGTGGTGGCCAGAGACATTACCGGGGCCACACGGACTGCGTTCGATG CCTGGCTGTCCACCCCGATGGTGTCCGTGTAGCCTCAGGACAGACAGCTGGGGTGGATAAAGATGGAAAG CCCCTACAACCTGTGGTTCATGTCTGGGACTCTGAGACACTGCTGAAGCTGCAGGAGATTGGACTGGGGGCCTTCGAGCGGGGTGTAGGAGCCCTGGCCTTTTCAGTGGCG GATCAGGGTGCTTTTCTTTGTGTGGTGGATGATTCCAATGAGCACATGCTGTCAGTGTGGGACTGCAGCCGGGGCACAAAGCTGGCTGAGATTAAG AGTACAAATGACTCAGTCTTGGCCGTTGGCTTCAGCCCTCGTGACAGCAGCTGTATTGTCACCAGTGGGAAATCCCACGTCCACTTCTGGAACTGGAGTGGAGGAGCAGGGGTCCCTGGAAACGGGACCCTCACCCGGAAACAGGGCGTCTTTGGG AAATATAAGAAACCCAAGTTTATCCCTTGCTTTGTGTTCCTCCCGGATGGAGACATTCTCACTGGGGATTCAGAGGGGAACATTCTCACCTGGGGACGGAGCCTCtcagattccaggaccccaggcaggggtggggccaAAG AGACCTATGGGATTGTGGCACAGGCCCACGCTCACGAAGGTTCCATCTTTGCCCTGTGTCTCCGGCGGGATGGGACTGTGCTGAGTGGTGGTGGCCGGGACCGCCGGCTGGTGCAGTGGGGTCCGGGGTTGGTGGCCCTCCAGGAGGCTGAG ATTCCTGAACACTTTGGAGCGGTGCGGGCCATTGCTGAGGGCCCGGGCTCTCAACTGCTGGTGGGAACCACAAAGAATGCACTGCTGAGGGGAGATCTGGCTCAGGGCTTCTCCCCTGTCATCCAG GGCCACACGGATGAGCTCTGGGGGCTCTGCACGCATCCCTTCCAGAACCGTTTCCTCACCTGTGGCCATGACCGGCAGCTCTGCCTGTGGGATGGGGAGGGCCATGCGCTGGCCTGGAGCATTGACCTCAAG GAGACGGGTCTCTGTGCTGACTTCCACCCCAGTGGGGCAGTTGTAGCCGTGGGACTGAACACAGGGAG GTGGCTGGTTTTGGACACAGAGACCAGAGAGATTGTGTCTGACGTCACTGATGGCAATGAGCAGCTCTCAGTGGTCCGGTACAGCCCAG ATGGGTTGTACCTGGCCATCGGTTCCCATGACAACATGATCTACATCTATAGTGTTTCCAGCGATGGTGCCAAGTCCAACCGCTTTGGCCGCTGTGTG GGTCACTCCAGCTTCATCACTCACCTTGACTGGTCTAAGGATGGGAGTTTCATCATGTCCAATTCTGGGGACTATGAGATCCTTTACT GGGATGTAGTTGGAGGCTGCAAGCTGCTGAGGAATCGCTATGACAGCCGAGACCGGGAGTGGGCCACCTACACCTGCGTGCTGGGCTTCCATGTCTATG GCGTGTGGCCAGACGGCTCAGATGGCACCGACATCAACTCGCTGTGCCGCTCCCATAACGAGCGCGTGGTGGCCGTGGCCGACGACTTCTGCAAAGTGCACCTGTTCCAGTACCCGTGCGCGCGCGCCAAG GCGCCTAGCCTCGTGTACGGCGGCCACGGCAGCCACGTGACCAGCGTCCGGTTCACGCACGACGACTCGCACCTCATCTCGCTGGGCGGCAAGGACGCCAGCATCTTCCAGTGGCGAGTGCTGGGCGCTGGGGGCGCGGTGCCAGCGCCCGCCACGCCCTCCCGAACCCCCTCGCtgtcccctgcctcctctctcgACGTCTGA